The window TATGGTTCCCCCACTTCCCGGTGCTGGGAATTTGGCGATTTATGCACCAGAACAGTGACTGCGTATCGACAATGTTGAAGTGATTAAGGTACATACATTTTGTCAAAATAGTTTCAAAAGATTACAAAGTTGTTACCAGTGGTACAGGCATCATTGTATCAAAGGTTTTATAGTTTTGCAAATCCCCCGAAACCTTCACTGGAATCTCCAATAACGGGCAAAAGAGTCACATCCCTGTGTCAGGGATAGTGACTCTTTTAATATGCCGTTTAAACAGCTGAATTATTGTGGAAATGTTTTACTGCTCCAGAGGTGATATTGTGCGGCAATTCCCCACATTTTGAACAGCGTAGAGGGGAGCGGCGAGAATTGCCGGAACAGCAGGGCTGACATACCGGGGCACAGCAGTGAAGTTCCAAAACCCAGCAAAAGGGTAACCAGTCCGCCGGAACCAAGCAGGAGGGAAGCGCCGGTAGAGGGGAGCAGCACTTTCAGACAAGCCAGCACGGCGGAGAACATGCCGGTTCCGGCGGTGTAACCGAACTGCATGTACAACAGCACTATGCGGATGCAGTACAGATAGATCAGCCAGGCAAGCAGGTATGGAACCAGCCTCAGCAGCAGCTTGTAGTCAAAAATACCGCTTAACAGCAGCGTGTACATTTTGGGCAACAGCCAATAGAGCGGGAGCGCTGAGAGAAACCATTCGGCCAGGCTGAACACCAGAACCGGCAGCCCGTAAAGCTTCATACCGGGGAAAAAGAACAGTCCTCGTTCTCCTTTACGCTCCTGATGCAGCTCATGCAGCAGCCCGGCACGGATGAACGGGGAGAGCAGCAGCCGCAGCGCGGATAATGCCAATAGCATCCAGAGCCAGCGCTGGACACCGGGATCGCCGCTGAGCGCGAACTGCCCCTCGATGTAGTACAGCAGCCTCCCGATACCGCTGCCTCCGGCGTGGATGTCAGGATAACGCAGAAGCACCGGGATGATAGCTGACCTGATGAACCTGTACAAAAAATAGCCCCAGAGCAGCCGGTAGATAAATAGCAGAATCAGAATATAAAATTGCTCCTTCATGCTGATCCAGCCGCGGGATATCGCTCTTTTCACAATCCTTCACCTCACCAGACAAGAGTTCCGAGCAGAGTTTCAAGCAGTTTGGTTGATACTAGCGTCCAGCGGGAGAGTGTCTTCGGCGCAAGCTCCGCCAGCATGAAATTATTAAGGTGCTTGCTCTCCAGCAGAATGGAGTGGTCAGGATCAATCTCTACGGACATAAGAGGCGCTTTGTAGGTTAGCTGAAAATTGGCCGCCTTCTGCCCGCCATTCCAAATTTTCCGTACCGTGTATCCGTCCGAAAAGGTGAATTTTATGGGTACATCAGCATACTGGCTGCCTTTGTTGCTCACCTTTACCATAAATTTATAGCGGCCGTTCTCTCCCTCTGCGCTACTCTTGGCGATGCTGGTCTTTATATTGTCTACTGAGAAATCGGGCGACCCGCCGCTGTATATATATTGGTCGAAATAAGCCTGCCATGATTTTTGGGTTACCTTTTCTACGATCTTTTGGAAATCCTCTGTAGAAGGGTGATGAAACCTGTACTTGCGGGCATACGCCAGCATAATAGCGTCCATGGTTTTGGTTCCGGTCTGCCGTTCGATATCCTTAAGCACCAGCTTGCCGCGGATGTACACATTGCGGGTATAACCGTCAGCGGTAGTGTATTTCCAGGTTTCCAGATTAAGCGGCTGCGAGGTGGAAACGAGACTGGCCTGCAGGGCAATGTTGGAGGAGACACCGTATTCCTGCTCCATCAGACGGTCTTCCGCATAGGAGGTGAAGCTTTCATCCAGCCAGGCCTCTTCAAATTCGTTATTCGCCACCATGCCGTAAAAGTACTGATGGCCAATCTCATGGATGACGGTGCGCTCCAGCGAGGTGCCGGGGGAGCTTTCGGCAGCGCCGAAGGCGGTAACCAGCGTCGGATACTCCATTCCGCCTGCGCCATTTCCCTCTTTTGGGGGTACGATAATCGATAAGGTGGAATAAGGGTAAGGTCCATACCATTTGCTGAAAGCGGTTAGAGCCGCCTTGGCCGCCTGGAAATAACGCTCCTGCAGATCCTTATGCAACGGGTCCAGATATAGCTTGATTCGTACACCCGGCACATTCGGGGCAGAGAAGGCTTCCTCAGCAACTACGAAATCGGGGGAAGCGGCCCAGGCGAAGTCGTGAACATCATCTGCATAAAATTGATAGATCTTCCGGTCCTGCTTGATCTGGGCGCCCTTTACCGGAAAGCCGGTTGCCCCAACCGTGTAGTTTGCGGGGACTGAAATGGTAACGTTGTAAATACCGAAGTCGCTGTAAAATTCGGAAGTGCCATGGTACTGGTGTAAATCCCAGCCTTCCGCCTTTACTCCCCTAGTTCCTTTAGGCTCGTAGACGCTGAGCTTGGGAAACCACTGTCCTGCCATTACGAAGTTTCCTGCAGTTCCCATGCGGGCGAATATTTTCGGAAGCTTGACCTCAAACCGGATTTTGAGGGTTACACTTTCTCCGCCGTTCACCGGCTGCGGAAGATGGACCTTTACAAGCGTCTTGTCGTTTACATTTCCGTCATCGGGCTGCACATACTGCAGACGCTGCATAAGTGAGACTCCTTCGGTGGTCCGCAGGTCGGTAATGGTCATGCTGCCGAATCCGTCCGCCGGCATCGTGTCCCCGCGCAGCTCGCCTCCGGATTCCTTCATAAACGTAGTTTTTTCAGAAGCAAAGGCGTTTGGATAGAGATGAAAGTAGAGCTCTTGTACGGGCTTTTGACCAGGATGGATCCAGGTTACCGTCTCGGAGGCCTCAAGTAGGCCTGTATCCGGGATCAGCCGTACATCGATATGGTACTCGGCAACACGCTGGCTTAATGCCTCAGAAACCGGAATCGGCTTACTCTCGGGAAGTTTTGGCTGCGCAGCTTTGGACTGAGGCACGGCAGCAGGGGACTTGGCCGCTTTTGGCGCAGCAGCGGACAGAACGGCGGGGCTGTGCCCTGAAAGAACCCATATGGCGCCTCCCAGCAGGGCGAGGGCGGCCAGGGTCGCAGAGATGATTATGTACCTTAATGACAGTGGCTTCATAACTGTGATTCCTCCCGTGACAAGCATCTACGGGATGTATATGTTTGCATTCGCCGCATTATTAGCTAAAATTAAATTATTAGTGAAAGGGAAGGATGTGCACTTGTGGATAACGTACAACCGGAGGGGAAGAAGCAGATTGCTTTGAATATTGTGAACGCGAAGAGCAAGCATAAAGGCTTCGGCGCCGGATCCATTGATCTGAACAACGTATCGCCAGTCATCATTGACGGCGGTGAAGCAGTTATCGATATCGGTGCCATGCATGCCAAGAGCAAAGTGGAGAAGGGAATTAAATTCTCTACGAACCGTGAGGATGTTCCGGCTGGAAGACAGGTTTGGGTGGTGTGGGTAGCAGTGGACCGTACGCCGGAGGGTCAGCTCTACGGAGGCATTACCGCCTGCGAGATGTGGATTGACTCTGAGGCGCGCCGCGGCTGGAAGATCCTTGCCGATCATGTGAATAAGCTGGACGCCGCCCTGAAGCGGAAGATTATTCTGGATGGACTGGGTGCAGCGGAAAAGGCAGCGCTGAAATCACTGCTGATCTCCCACAATGAGGAATGGTGGGCAGCCACCTCCGATGAGCTGAAGTCTGCACTGGCTGAATAGCAGCAGGTAATACCCTGCAAGGTTAACATGAAAAGGCTTGGACCTTCGTGATCAGAAGGTCCAAGCCTTTGTTATATTGGATGAGGGATCAAGGATGTTGTAACAGAATGCTATTTGCCCGGTGCACTGATCTTACGCTTGAGCTGGCTTACTCTGGCCTGGCTGATGCCAAGCACCCCGGCGAGCTCCTTCTGGTTGGCGTACGGGTGCTCCGCCATAGCCTTCTCCAGACGCTGGCTCATTTCTTCGGTTTTCGTTCTCCGGCCGTTACGGATAGTTTCATCTTCAGCAGGGCCTTCAAGCGGTTCGGCTTCCGCAGAGAGGCGCACCGGATCTCCCAGCTCCTTGAGGCAATTGTTGCAAATAAACTG of the Paenibacillus pedocola genome contains:
- a CDS encoding M1 family metallopeptidase translates to MKPLSLRYIIISATLAALALLGGAIWVLSGHSPAVLSAAAPKAAKSPAAVPQSKAAQPKLPESKPIPVSEALSQRVAEYHIDVRLIPDTGLLEASETVTWIHPGQKPVQELYFHLYPNAFASEKTTFMKESGGELRGDTMPADGFGSMTITDLRTTEGVSLMQRLQYVQPDDGNVNDKTLVKVHLPQPVNGGESVTLKIRFEVKLPKIFARMGTAGNFVMAGQWFPKLSVYEPKGTRGVKAEGWDLHQYHGTSEFYSDFGIYNVTISVPANYTVGATGFPVKGAQIKQDRKIYQFYADDVHDFAWAASPDFVVAEEAFSAPNVPGVRIKLYLDPLHKDLQERYFQAAKAALTAFSKWYGPYPYSTLSIIVPPKEGNGAGGMEYPTLVTAFGAAESSPGTSLERTVIHEIGHQYFYGMVANNEFEEAWLDESFTSYAEDRLMEQEYGVSSNIALQASLVSTSQPLNLETWKYTTADGYTRNVYIRGKLVLKDIERQTGTKTMDAIMLAYARKYRFHHPSTEDFQKIVEKVTQKSWQAYFDQYIYSGGSPDFSVDNIKTSIAKSSAEGENGRYKFMVKVSNKGSQYADVPIKFTFSDGYTVRKIWNGGQKAANFQLTYKAPLMSVEIDPDHSILLESKHLNNFMLAELAPKTLSRWTLVSTKLLETLLGTLVW
- a CDS encoding YwhD family protein — translated: MDNVQPEGKKQIALNIVNAKSKHKGFGAGSIDLNNVSPVIIDGGEAVIDIGAMHAKSKVEKGIKFSTNREDVPAGRQVWVVWVAVDRTPEGQLYGGITACEMWIDSEARRGWKILADHVNKLDAALKRKIILDGLGAAEKAALKSLLISHNEEWWAATSDELKSALAE
- a CDS encoding AbrB/MazE/SpoVT family DNA-binding domain-containing protein, producing the protein MKDTGMIRSLDSLGRIVVPVEIRMTRNIDIGDPIEFFILNEEIIVLRKYTSTECTFCRSLDHVTYYKDQFICNNCLKELGDPVRLSAEAEPLEGPAEDETIRNGRRTKTEEMSQRLEKAMAEHPYANQKELAGVLGISQARVSQLKRKISAPGK